The Rhizobium rosettiformans genomic sequence ACGGACGCGCGCCTCGACGTGTCGGACGTGACCTATCCCGGCGCATCCGGCGAAATGAAGGGTTATCTGGCGATCCCCAAGGACGCCGCTGACCGGCTGCCCGCTGTCATCGTCATTCACGAAAACCGTGGCCTCAACCCGCATATCCGCGATGTCGCTCGCCGCATGGCGCTCGAGGGCTTCGTGGCGCTCGCCCCCGATTTCCTGTCGCCCAATGACGGCACGCCGGCCAATGAAGACGAGGCGCGCAACATGTTCCAGTCGCTGGACATGGCGGGCGCCACGGCCAATGGCGAGGCGACACGCGCGTTCCTCGCCGGCCATGAGAAAACCAATGGCAAGGTCGGCGCGATCGGCTTCTGCTGGGGCGGCGGCATGGTCAACCGCATGGCGGTCGCATCCCCAGAACTCGGCGCAGGCGTCGCCTATTACGGCTCACAGGCCCCGGCCGACCAGGTGCCTTCTATCCAGGCACCGCTGATGCTGCACTATGCGGGCCTCGACGAGCGCATCAATGCAGGCATCGACGCCTACAAGGCGGCCCTCGACGCCAATGGCAAGACCTACGAGCTGCACATGTACGAGGGCGTCAACCACGCCTTCAACAACGACACCTCGTCGGCGCGCTACGACAAGGCCGCCGCAGATCTTGCCTGGTCACGCACCGTCGAATTCCTCAAGAAAAACCTTGCCTGATCGGATGGGGGGAGCGTCGCGCTCCCCCACTCCATGACATTTCGATGAAATCTCCGTACCTTTTGACACCGATCAAACCGCTTCACCTCTCCTGCGCCTAGCTTGCCCTCAATTCGCCGGCACACGCGCCGCGCGCAATCAAGCGAGGGAGATTGACATGGCATCAATGATGAAAGCTGCGGTGGTCCGCGAATTCGGCAAGCCGTTGGTGATCGAGGAAATGCCCATCCCGGATCCGGGCCCTGGCCAGATCCTGGTGAAATACGAGGCGACGGGCGTATGCCACACGGACCTGCATGCCGCCAATGGTGACTGGCCGGTCAAGCCCAACCCGCCTTTCATTCCCGGCCATGAGGGTGTCGGCTATGTTGCGAAGCTCGGCTCCGGTGTCTCGCGCATCAAGGAAGGCGACCGGATCGGCGTGCCGTGGCTGCACACAGCCTGCGGCTGCTGCAATCCCTGCCGCACCGGCTGGGAAACGCTTTGCGGTAGCCAGCAGAACACCGGCTACTCGGTGAACGGCACCTTTGCTCAGTATGGCCTTGCCGACCCCGACTATGTCGGCCGCTTGCCGGATAATCTTGAATTCGGTCCGGCAGCCCCCGTGCTCTGCGCCGGCGTTACCGTCTACAAGGGCCTGAAGGAAACCGAAGTCCGTCCGGGCGAATGGGTGGTCATCTCGGGGATAGGCGGCCTCGGCCACATGGCCGTGCAATATGCCAAAGCCATGGGAATGCATGTGGTCGCCGCCGACATCTTCGACGACAAGCTGAAGCTTGCCAAGGATCTCGGCGCCGATGTTGTGGTGAACGGCACGGCCGCCGATGCCATCGAACAGGTGCAGAAGGCAACCGGCGGCGTACATGGCG encodes the following:
- a CDS encoding dienelactone hydrolase family protein, with the translated sequence MSKPEITQGMIDAYDEYTHLTLDRRGFMQKLTALAGSGAAAAAIMPMLAANQANAAIVEETDARLDVSDVTYPGASGEMKGYLAIPKDAADRLPAVIVIHENRGLNPHIRDVARRMALEGFVALAPDFLSPNDGTPANEDEARNMFQSLDMAGATANGEATRAFLAGHEKTNGKVGAIGFCWGGGMVNRMAVASPELGAGVAYYGSQAPADQVPSIQAPLMLHYAGLDERINAGIDAYKAALDANGKTYELHMYEGVNHAFNNDTSSARYDKAAADLAWSRTVEFLKKNLA
- the adhP gene encoding alcohol dehydrogenase AdhP: MASMMKAAVVREFGKPLVIEEMPIPDPGPGQILVKYEATGVCHTDLHAANGDWPVKPNPPFIPGHEGVGYVAKLGSGVSRIKEGDRIGVPWLHTACGCCNPCRTGWETLCGSQQNTGYSVNGTFAQYGLADPDYVGRLPDNLEFGPAAPVLCAGVTVYKGLKETEVRPGEWVVISGIGGLGHMAVQYAKAMGMHVVAADIFDDKLKLAKDLGADVVVNGTAADAIEQVQKATGGVHGALVTAVSPKAMEQAYGFLRSKGTMALVGLPPGFISLPVFETVLKRITVRGSIVGTRQDLEESLQFAGEGKVASHFSWDKLENINAIFDRMKEGKIDGRIVLDLAA